AACAATAATTCCAATCTTTGTACTATTTTCATAATTAGATAAAAACTGAATAAATAGTTCTATATTCCTTATTTCTTCATCAGTAATGTTGGAATTAGTTCTATTGTGATCATGTAAAATTCTCCAAATTAATTTTGGTCTATTCCAAAAAGCCAATAATCTTGGTGTACTTTCTAGTTTGATATTAATGTTCTTATAACTACAGAATTTAATAACGTCATTTCTTATCGGAACTAGATCGATAGATTTATATTTTCCGTCAAGAAAAATTGATATAAATGGATCAATATTACTGGAATTAGAATCATCATCATCAATCATGTGGCCTAACTTTGTTTTTTTAACGCTCAAATATTCTGCATTATTATCGTTTGGACAAATAACTAATGGAACTCTCTCAATAACTTCTATTCCATAACCACCTAATCCAGCTATCTTTCTAGGATTGTTGGTTAATAATTTTAATTTTTTTATACCTAAATCAGTTAAAATTTGTGCTCCAACTCCATAATTTCTGAGATCAGCTGGAAAACCTAATTTTTCGTTAGCTTCTACAGTGTCTAATCCACCATCTTGTAAACTGTAAGCTTTTAATTTATTTATTAGACCAATACCTCTGCCTTCTTGTCTCAAGTAAACTACAACTCCTTCTTCCTCCTTTTCTATTCTTGATAAAGCAGCCTCTAACTGGGGTCTACAATCACAACGTAATGATCCAAAAGCATCACCAGTTAAGCACTCTGAATGCATTCTTACAAGAACAGGTTCGCTTAATTTTGATGATTTTTGTTTAACTAATGCAACGTGCTCTGAACCATCTAGTTCATTAACATATCCATAAGCTTTGAAATTACCAAAAATACTTGGAAGAACAGCATCAGATTTTCTAAATACAAATCTCTCAGTTTGAAACCGATAACTTATTAAATCAGCTATTGATATTAATTTCATTCCCCACTGTTTTGCATACTCTTTAAGTTGTGGAAGTCTTGACATAGAACCGTCAGGATTTTGTATTTCACAAATTACTCCAGCGGGATAAAGACCTGACATTGCAGCAATATCTACTGCCGCTTCAGTATGACCAGCCCTTTTTAATACTCCACCTTTTTTAGCTCTTAATGGAAAAATATGTCCTGGCCTCCTTAAATCATCAGGTTTTGTATTTGGGTTTATAGCAACTTGTATTGTCTTTGCCCTGTCTTCAGCTGAAATTCCGGTAGTAACATTATTTTCAGGTCCAGCATCAATTGATACTGTAAAAGCTGTTTGATTTTCATCTGTATTTCTATCTACCATTAATGGTAAATCTAAAGAATCAAGTTTTTCACCTTGCATTGCTAGACATATAAGACCACGTCCCTCAGTAGCCATAAAATTAATTTGCTGTGGAGTTGCAAACTGAGCCGCACATATTAAATCTCCTTCATTTTCTCTTCTTTCATCATCTACAACAATTATGCATTCACCATTTCTTATGGCTGCCAACGCATCGCTGATAGGATCAAATTCAATTTTAAAAGATTCATTTATATCCAAAATTGTTCCATTATTTGATTTGGGACTTGTTTCTTTCATTATTCCTATCAATATAGAAAAATAGTGTTTTAGTTACCTTAAATTCAACACTTTATAATCCTATCTCAAAGTCTGCCAATTCAAAGAAATGAATGTTGCAATAGTAGGTGCTACTGGTTACGGCGGTATTCAAGCAGTAAATCTCTTAAAGAAAATAAAAAAATACAAAATTTCATTTTTAGGAGGTAATAAAACATCTGGATCAAAGTGGAATGATAATTTTCCTTTTATTTATCTAGATAATGATCCTTATATAGAAGAAATTTCCGTTGATAATATTTCAAAAAATGCAGATGTTGCTCTTCTTTGCTTACCAAATGGCCTATCTTCAACATTGACAAGGAAATTATTAGATCGAGGACTTAAAGTTATTGATTTATCTGCTGATTACAGATATAAGTCATTAGATGAATGGAAAAATGTATATTCCAAAGAAGCTGCTATTTATAAAAGGAATGATGATGATTTATGTAAAGAGGCAGTCTACGGTCTTCCTGAAATAAATAAGGAAGCCATTTCAAAAGGAAGATTAATTGCCTGTCCAGGATGCTATCCAACATCTGCTCTTATTCCATTAGTTCCTTATCTTTCGCAAGGAATTATTGAAAATGATGGAATAGTGATTGATTCTAAAAGCGGAACCTCTGGTGGAGGTCGAGAACCAAACCAAAAGCTACTTTTATCAGAATGTGGTGAAGGCTTATCAGCATACGGATTGATAAACCATAGACATACCTCAGAGATCGAGCAAGTAGCATCTATAATTTCTGGAAATAAAATTGAACTTCTTTTTACACCTCATTTGGTTCCAATTTCAAGAGGTATGCATTCGACTATATATGGGAGATTAAGAGATCCAGGATTAACTTCTGATGATTGCAGAATTCTTTTGGATAATTATTACAGAAATTTCAAAAATATTAAAGTATTACCTGTAGATACATACCCTTCAACAAAATGGGTTAAAAATACAAACCAAATTCTCCTTTCTGTTAAAGTTGATATTAGAAATGGAAGGATTATTATTTTATCTGCAATTGATAATTTGTTAAAAGGTCAGACTGGGCAAGCAATTCAAAATTTAAATATTATGAGTGGATTTTCAATGGATGAAGGTCTTGATTTAACTAATAATTTTCCATAAAATTACTTCTTATCAAATAACCAGCTTTTGAGATTGAGTGAGGTAAAATTTTATGCTCAAGCATTTGTATCCTTTTGGAAAGTGATTCAATATCATCATCATCTCTAATTGACAATGCAGCTTGCATTATCAATGATCCACTATCTACCTCCTCTTCAACAAAATGTACTGAACAACCAGTTATTTTTGAACCATTTATTATAGAGTCCTTTATCGCAGAACCGCCTTTATATGCTGGAAGTAATGAAGGGTGAATATTTATTATCTTATTTTTAAATTTATTTATAAAAAATGGAGTAACAATTTTCATCCAGCCTGCCATAACCACAAGTTCAACATCGTAATGCATTAAAGTATTTACAATTTCTAATTCAAATGCTTCTTTTTGCATAAAGTCTTTGCCTTTTATAATTTTGTGGGGTATTTTTTTACTTTCAGCTCTTTTTATACAACCGGCTTCATCTTTGTTAGTAATTAGAACTTTTATATCTATATCTAATGCTCCTTTTTCTGAGAGATTAATTAATTCCTGAAAGTTTGTTCCCTTCCCAGAAGCAAGTACACCTATTTTTAATTTTGGTGAAAATCTCCTAAATTCAGATATCTCAGGTGAAATTATGTAATTAAATGATCTATCCAAATTTTTTTATTTTTTCTAATGATAAATTCATATGAAATAAAAAAAACCCTTAATTTTAATTGTTTATATACAAAAACATATTTATTTGAAGATAATAATTTAAACAAATTTAAATGATTCAAATCTATGTACTATTCGTATAGATATAATTGAATAATAAATAAAAGAAACAAATATATAAAATGAATGAAGATTTAAAATCTTGGGATAAATTTTGTAATTATCTTTGGTTTGATAAAAAATTAAATATTTGGTTAGACATAAGCAAAATTAATTTCACAAGTAAAGAGATAAGAAATTTAGAAGATAAATTTATAGATGTTTTTTCATCAATAAAAGAATTAGAAAATGGTGCAATATCAAATATTGATGAAAATAGACAAGTTGGACATTATTGGCTTAGAAATCCATCAATTTCACCCTCTTCAAAAATAGGAGAGGAAATTAGTGCAGGTATTAATGCAATCTCTGAATTTGGAAAACAAATTTTAAATGGAGATATAAAGAATAAGAATAATCAGCAGTATACTGATGTTCTATGGATAGGAATTGGCGGTAGTGGGTTAGGACCATTACTAATTACAGAGTCTCTGCAGAAGTGTTCTAGAGGCTTAAATTTTTCTTATATCGATAATGTTGATCCTTTTTTAATTAGCGAAAAGTTAGATGAGTTATCTGAAATATTATCAACAACATTATTTGTAGTAGTAAGCAAATCAGGTGGTACGCCTGAACCTAGGATTGCTATGGAAATTATTAAAAGTCACTGCGAAAATAATTCTCTTGAATGGAATTCTAATGCTATAGCTATAACTATGAAAGATAGTAAGTTATTTAAAAAAGCCACTTCTGAAAATTGGTTAAAAATATTTAATTTGCAAGATTGGGTTGGAGGAAGAACTAGTATTACAAGCTCTGTGGGATTACTTCCATTAGCTCTTATTAATGAGAATATATCTGAATTCATTAGAGGTGCATCATTAATGGATGAAGCCACTCGTATAAGTGATTTTAAAAACAATCCAGCAGCACTATTATCATCCGCATGGTATTTGACTGGGGATGGTATTGGAAAGAGAGATATGGTCGTATTACCTTATAGAGATAGGTTACAGGTATTTAGTAAATATCTCCAGCAATTAGTAATGGAATCATTAGGTAAGAAATTTAATAGGAATGGTGAAGAAGTTAATCAAGGTATTTCAGTTTTTGGTAATAAAGGATCTACAGATCAACATGCTTATGTTCAGCAACTGAGAGATGGTATTGATAATTTCTTTTGTATTTTTATTGAATTATTAGATTCTCCATCTACTAATATTTTTGATGAAAAAGAGAATCCTAAAGAATATCTTTCTGGTTTTTTGCAAGGAACCAGATCAGCACTCTCTAGTGAAAACAGACAAAGTATCACTATCACGTTAGAAAAGTTAAATTGTTTTTCACTAGGTGCCTTAATCGCTTTATTTGAGAGGGCTGTTTCCTTCTACGCTGAATTGGTAAATATAAATGCATATGATCAACCTGGAGTTGAAGCTGGAAAGAAAGCAGCCGCAAATATTATTGAGTATCAACAAAAAGTAAGTAATTTATTAGACGAAGGTGGCGAATATTCTATAAATGACATAACGTCATTATTTGATAATTCATTGAGTGAACCTATATTTTTCATACTCCGTGAAATGTGTTTTGGTAATGATAATTATTTAGTTAAGGGCGATTGGTCAAATCCAAATTCATTAGTTATTCAAAAAGTAAATTCCTAAACAACAATATTCATAATTTTTCCTTTAACAATAATTATTTTTCTTATTTTCTTATCTTGTGTCCATTTTAATATGTTAGGTCTTTTAAGAGTCAATTCTTTAATTTGATCTTCACTCATATCATTATTTATATTTACTTTGTCTCTAACTTTTCCATTAACTTGTATAACTAGTTCATATGAATCTTCCTTTAGTGCCTCGGCATTAAAGGAAGGCCAGTGTTCTAAATGCACAGATTTTTTAAATCCTATAAGATGCCATACTTCTTCTGCAATATGAGGTGCAAATGGAGCCAACAAAATACAAAATGTTTTTAAAGCCTCAATTTTTAAATTATTGTTTACGTCATTTATGGAATTTGATAATGAATTATAAAACTTCATTAGTTCTGAAATCGCAGTATTAAATTGGTTATTTAATATGTCATTTGAAATTTCTTTTATAGCTATATTCATTGACTTTATTAAACTTTTTTCTTTATCTGGATAGGAATTAGATTTACTATTAATATTAATATCTTTTGCACAATTTATATAAAGCTTCCAAATCCTGCTTAAAAATCTAAATTGTCCTTCAACATCTGTATCTCCCCATTCCAAATCTTTTTCTGGTGGTGCTTTAAATAATATAAACATTCTTGCTGTATCTGCTCCATATTTTTTTATTACTGATTCAGGGTCTATTCCATTGTATTTAGACTTAGACATCTTCTCGAAAAGAACTTCGAGTTTAGAATTGTCAATTGGATCTGTAGGATTTGATAAGTCAGAAATATCGGAAGGAGAAACATATTTACCAGTTTTATTGTTTTTATAGGCTGCGGCCTGAACCATTCCTTGCGTTAATAGTTTTTTGAAAGGTTCATCAATATCAAATAGTTCATTATCCCGCAATGCTTTAGTGAAAAATCTTGCATATAACAAATGCAATATTGCATGCTCTACTCCTCCAACATATTGATCTACAGGCAACCACTTATTAATTTCATTCTTTTCAAATGGCTTAGTTGAACATTTTGAAGATGGGTATCTTAAAAAATACCAAGATGAACACATGAAAGTGTCCATAGTATCAGTTTCTTTTCTTGCCGCTATTCCACATTTTGGACATGTTGTATTTATCCAATTATTATTATCACCTAAAGCATTAATCTTGTTAGCGGAGATTTCTATATCTTTTGGTAATGAAACAGGCAAATCCGATTGGTTTAAAGGAACAGCTCCACATTTTTTGCAATTAACGATGGGTATCGGACATCCCCAATATCTTTGTCTGGATATTAACCAATCTCTTAAACGATATTGAATCTTATTTTCGGCCCATCCATTATTTACTCCCTCCTCTGAAATTTTTAATTTAGCAATTGTATTTGCTATTCCATTGTATTTTTTTGAATTAATAAGAAATCCATTTTCCACATAAGCTTCATCAAGCTCTTGAGTTTGTTCATTTTGATCCTTTATTATTACCTGTCTAATATCAATATTGTTTTTCTTAGCAAATTCAAAATCTCTTTGATCATGAGCAGGCACGCCCATAACAGCGCCTGTACCGTATTCATCGAGGACATAACTTGCAACCCAAATAGGAATAGGTTCAGAATTAACTGGATTTATTGCTATTAAGCTAGTTTTTATTCCAATTTTTTCAAGTTCATTATTTTTATTATTTTTCAAATATTGTTTAAGATTTTCTATATCTTGTATGGTTTCTTGATCAGAAATTTTTTTAATTAATGAATGATTAACAGAAATTGCTAAATAAGTAACTCCAAATAAAGTATCAGGCCTTGTTGTAAATACAGTTATTTTTTTTTCTGGATTGGTATTGATATTGAAATTAATATTTGTACCAATTGACTTTC
The Prochlorococcus marinus XMU1411 genome window above contains:
- the ribBA gene encoding bifunctional 3,4-dihydroxy-2-butanone-4-phosphate synthase/GTP cyclohydrolase II, translated to MKETSPKSNNGTILDINESFKIEFDPISDALAAIRNGECIIVVDDERRENEGDLICAAQFATPQQINFMATEGRGLICLAMQGEKLDSLDLPLMVDRNTDENQTAFTVSIDAGPENNVTTGISAEDRAKTIQVAINPNTKPDDLRRPGHIFPLRAKKGGVLKRAGHTEAAVDIAAMSGLYPAGVICEIQNPDGSMSRLPQLKEYAKQWGMKLISIADLISYRFQTERFVFRKSDAVLPSIFGNFKAYGYVNELDGSEHVALVKQKSSKLSEPVLVRMHSECLTGDAFGSLRCDCRPQLEAALSRIEKEEEGVVVYLRQEGRGIGLINKLKAYSLQDGGLDTVEANEKLGFPADLRNYGVGAQILTDLGIKKLKLLTNNPRKIAGLGGYGIEVIERVPLVICPNDNNAEYLSVKKTKLGHMIDDDDSNSSNIDPFISIFLDGKYKSIDLVPIRNDVIKFCSYKNINIKLESTPRLLAFWNRPKLIWRILHDHNRTNSNITDEEIRNIELFIQFLSNYENSTKIGIIVSRNIEQALHPKSSIKLINTKFTINNEILYSSTRKFNLDKETFSIVFEG
- the argC gene encoding N-acetyl-gamma-glutamyl-phosphate reductase, with product MNVAIVGATGYGGIQAVNLLKKIKKYKISFLGGNKTSGSKWNDNFPFIYLDNDPYIEEISVDNISKNADVALLCLPNGLSSTLTRKLLDRGLKVIDLSADYRYKSLDEWKNVYSKEAAIYKRNDDDLCKEAVYGLPEINKEAISKGRLIACPGCYPTSALIPLVPYLSQGIIENDGIVIDSKSGTSGGGREPNQKLLLSECGEGLSAYGLINHRHTSEIEQVASIISGNKIELLFTPHLVPISRGMHSTIYGRLRDPGLTSDDCRILLDNYYRNFKNIKVLPVDTYPSTKWVKNTNQILLSVKVDIRNGRIIILSAIDNLLKGQTGQAIQNLNIMSGFSMDEGLDLTNNFP
- the purN gene encoding phosphoribosylglycinamide formyltransferase translates to MDRSFNYIISPEISEFRRFSPKLKIGVLASGKGTNFQELINLSEKGALDIDIKVLITNKDEAGCIKRAESKKIPHKIIKGKDFMQKEAFELEIVNTLMHYDVELVVMAGWMKIVTPFFINKFKNKIINIHPSLLPAYKGGSAIKDSIINGSKITGCSVHFVEEEVDSGSLIMQAALSIRDDDDIESLSKRIQMLEHKILPHSISKAGYLIRSNFMENY
- a CDS encoding glucose-6-phosphate isomerase, whose protein sequence is MNEDLKSWDKFCNYLWFDKKLNIWLDISKINFTSKEIRNLEDKFIDVFSSIKELENGAISNIDENRQVGHYWLRNPSISPSSKIGEEISAGINAISEFGKQILNGDIKNKNNQQYTDVLWIGIGGSGLGPLLITESLQKCSRGLNFSYIDNVDPFLISEKLDELSEILSTTLFVVVSKSGGTPEPRIAMEIIKSHCENNSLEWNSNAIAITMKDSKLFKKATSENWLKIFNLQDWVGGRTSITSSVGLLPLALINENISEFIRGASLMDEATRISDFKNNPAALLSSAWYLTGDGIGKRDMVVLPYRDRLQVFSKYLQQLVMESLGKKFNRNGEEVNQGISVFGNKGSTDQHAYVQQLRDGIDNFFCIFIELLDSPSTNIFDEKENPKEYLSGFLQGTRSALSSENRQSITITLEKLNCFSLGALIALFERAVSFYAELVNINAYDQPGVEAGKKAAANIIEYQQKVSNLLDEGGEYSINDITSLFDNSLSEPIFFILREMCFGNDNYLVKGDWSNPNSLVIQKVNS
- the leuS gene encoding leucine--tRNA ligase, with amino-acid sequence MISPDKQYESNTNLYNPSEIEKKWQSIWTENNLYKTDQLTENSDKFYALSMFPYPSGNLHMGHVRNYVITDLIARFQRFKGKSVLHPMGWDAFGLPAENAAIERGISPSVWTKKNISHMKSQLNLLGLSVDWDREFATCDENYYIWTQHLFLELYKAGLVYQKESEVNWDPIDNTVLANEQVDSEGKSWRSGAVVEKKLLKQWFLRITNYADELLKDLEKLDNWPERVKIMQDNWIGKSIGTNINFNINTNPEKKITVFTTRPDTLFGVTYLAISVNHSLIKKISDQETIQDIENLKQYLKNNKNNELEKIGIKTSLIAINPVNSEPIPIWVASYVLDEYGTGAVMGVPAHDQRDFEFAKKNNIDIRQVIIKDQNEQTQELDEAYVENGFLINSKKYNGIANTIAKLKISEEGVNNGWAENKIQYRLRDWLISRQRYWGCPIPIVNCKKCGAVPLNQSDLPVSLPKDIEISANKINALGDNNNWINTTCPKCGIAARKETDTMDTFMCSSWYFLRYPSSKCSTKPFEKNEINKWLPVDQYVGGVEHAILHLLYARFFTKALRDNELFDIDEPFKKLLTQGMVQAAAYKNNKTGKYVSPSDISDLSNPTDPIDNSKLEVLFEKMSKSKYNGIDPESVIKKYGADTARMFILFKAPPEKDLEWGDTDVEGQFRFLSRIWKLYINCAKDININSKSNSYPDKEKSLIKSMNIAIKEISNDILNNQFNTAISELMKFYNSLSNSINDVNNNLKIEALKTFCILLAPFAPHIAEEVWHLIGFKKSVHLEHWPSFNAEALKEDSYELVIQVNGKVRDKVNINNDMSEDQIKELTLKRPNILKWTQDKKIRKIIIVKGKIMNIVV